Proteins from one Acetoanaerobium noterae genomic window:
- a CDS encoding precorrin-2 dehydrogenase/sirohydrochlorin ferrochelatase family protein has translation MDKKNYYPVMLNLTTKSALIIGLGAVGLRKLKGLVDKSANIYVISKEIKLETKEQVNRLKTQSNTSIMLIEEALDLNKHYEYLENSDIIFICTDNILLNQEIETYAKSNKIWHLRCDDATHSDFINPITIQKQELLLAISTSGASPIYCQYLKSEIEKVLETLDIDKLKLLDLARKKIKSQNDYETKAKLLEKLVHMSKEELEDIIGEEIL, from the coding sequence TTGGATAAAAAAAACTATTATCCTGTTATGCTGAATTTAACCACGAAATCTGCTCTTATAATCGGCTTAGGAGCAGTAGGCTTAAGGAAGCTAAAAGGTTTAGTAGATAAATCAGCAAATATTTACGTTATTTCAAAGGAAATTAAGCTTGAAACCAAGGAGCAGGTAAATAGATTAAAGACTCAGTCTAATACAAGTATCATGCTAATAGAAGAGGCTTTAGATTTAAACAAGCACTACGAATATCTTGAAAATTCTGACATTATATTTATTTGTACTGATAATATTTTATTAAATCAAGAAATTGAAACCTATGCAAAATCAAATAAGATATGGCATTTACGCTGTGACGATGCTACGCATTCAGATTTTATAAATCCTATTACTATACAAAAACAAGAGCTATTGCTTGCAATATCAACATCTGGAGCAAGTCCTATTTATTGCCAGTATTTAAAAAGTGAGATAGAAAAGGTATTAGAAACCCTTGATATAGACAAGCTTAAGCTGTTAGATTTAGCACGAAAAAAAATAAAATCCCAAAATGATTATGAAACCAAGGCGAAGCTTTTAGAAAAGCTAGTCCATATGAGCAAAGAAGAGTTAGAAGATATAATCGGCGAGGAGATATTATGA
- the hemA gene encoding glutamyl-tRNA reductase — translation MNVAVIGLSHQEAPIEIREMASFSEAKKIEATSMLLDLGIEEVIILSTCNRSEIYIASSTLDEDIKLVKDFYSRYFKSDKISDYIFIKKKDEAINYLYRVCSGLDSIVIGEDQILGQVKDALMTAMELDASKKFMNKLFREAITTAKNIKSTYKISENPLSISYIGVKFLKEKIGDLSDKKAFIIGVGKMGKLALNHLLDEGVTKIYCCNRNPQKIKELKEVYPSIIQVEYENRYDYIPQMDILVSATASTHTVVKKLDLPPITKKLYALDLALPRDIDPDIALDSNIVLFDIDSLKKTSEENEKLRNELSEKAQGLISESITEFHKWKKTIKVDNTIKSLNERCEEIHRDTISYIYRKMDLPCREKRIVEKMLDSALKRLIREPIIALKQIDEDKKQSEYMKVIEELFDLG, via the coding sequence GTGAATGTTGCTGTTATAGGTTTGTCTCACCAAGAGGCACCAATAGAAATAAGAGAAATGGCTTCCTTTTCAGAAGCAAAAAAAATTGAAGCTACATCGATGCTTCTTGACCTTGGGATAGAAGAAGTTATCATTTTGTCAACATGTAATAGAAGTGAGATTTATATAGCTTCTAGTACTTTAGATGAAGATATAAAGCTTGTTAAGGATTTTTATTCTAGGTATTTTAAAAGCGATAAAATATCAGATTATATTTTTATTAAGAAAAAAGATGAAGCAATCAATTATTTGTACAGGGTTTGCAGTGGGCTAGATTCTATAGTTATTGGAGAAGACCAAATTTTAGGTCAGGTTAAAGATGCACTTATGACAGCGATGGAATTAGATGCGAGTAAGAAGTTCATGAACAAGCTTTTTAGAGAAGCGATAACTACGGCTAAAAATATAAAATCCACATATAAAATTTCGGAAAATCCACTTTCTATTAGCTATATAGGTGTAAAATTTCTAAAAGAAAAAATAGGAGATTTATCTGATAAAAAAGCTTTTATAATCGGAGTAGGTAAAATGGGAAAACTTGCTCTTAATCATTTGCTTGATGAAGGAGTTACAAAGATTTACTGCTGTAATAGAAATCCTCAGAAAATCAAAGAGCTGAAAGAGGTATATCCATCTATAATTCAAGTTGAGTACGAAAATAGATATGACTATATTCCTCAAATGGATATTCTAGTAAGTGCTACAGCATCTACTCATACAGTAGTAAAAAAACTAGATCTTCCGCCTATAACCAAAAAACTCTATGCTCTTGATTTGGCACTTCCTAGAGATATAGACCCAGATATCGCACTAGATTCAAATATAGTGTTATTTGATATTGACAGCTTAAAAAAGACCTCAGAAGAAAATGAAAAGCTAAGAAACGAACTTTCTGAAAAAGCTCAAGGCTTAATAAGTGAAAGCATAACAGAGTTTCACAAATGGAAAAAGACAATAAAGGTAGACAATACTATTAAATCTCTAAATGAGAGATGCGAAGAAATACACAGAGATACAATTTCTTACATTTATAGAAAAATGGATTTGCCTTGCAGGGAGAAGAGAATAGTAGAAAAAATGCTGGACTCTGCACTTAAACGACTAATTAGAGAGCCGATAATAGCATTAAAACAAATAGATGAAGATAAAAAGCAGTCAGAATATATGAAAGTAATTGAGGAGCTTTTTGATCTTGGATAA
- the cobK gene encoding precorrin-6A reductase has protein sequence MILVLGGTKEAHELCDYLIAEKIEFYLSVATDYAIDIFKAYDKYMIVGKLDKNGIINFCEKNNVDLIVDITHPYAFMVSQNAIEAASEMGISYLRYERQSSSAYSDENIYYVETHEEAIKLAMTLSDKIFLTVGSNNADIYAPYNQSVDIFIRILPKSDLVKKCEDLGFKNSNIIAMQGPFSKALNKAMLTSTNAGVLITKESGNLGGFMDKLEACIELDVKLIVVQRPIVNYPLMFNDIEVLKRVIREK, from the coding sequence ATGATATTGGTGCTAGGTGGTACTAAAGAAGCGCATGAACTATGTGACTACCTAATTGCTGAAAAAATTGAGTTTTATCTTTCTGTTGCTACAGATTATGCCATTGATATATTTAAAGCTTATGATAAATATATGATAGTTGGCAAACTGGACAAAAATGGTATAATTAATTTCTGTGAAAAAAATAATGTTGATTTAATAGTAGATATAACTCATCCATATGCATTTATGGTGTCGCAAAATGCTATTGAGGCAGCAAGTGAGATGGGAATAAGTTACTTAAGATATGAAAGACAAAGCTCATCAGCATATTCTGATGAAAATATATATTACGTTGAAACTCATGAGGAAGCGATAAAGCTAGCCATGACTCTATCAGATAAAATATTTCTTACTGTGGGCAGCAACAATGCAGATATTTATGCTCCTTATAATCAAAGCGTAGATATATTTATAAGAATACTACCAAAAAGTGATCTTGTGAAAAAATGTGAGGATTTAGGATTTAAAAATAGCAATATTATTGCTATGCAAGGTCCTTTTTCTAAAGCTTTAAATAAAGCCATGCTTACATCTACAAACGCAGGGGTACTCATCACTAAGGAAAGTGGAAACCTTGGAGGCTTCATGGATAAGCTTGAAGCATGTATTGAACTAGATGTAAAATTAATAGTAGTACAAAGACCAATTGTAAATTATCCATTAATGTTTAACGATATAGAAGTGTTAAAAAGGGTTATTAGAGAAAAATAG
- the cobJ gene encoding precorrin-3B C(17)-methyltransferase, which produces MINVVGIGPGDLKMMTFQAKEAIDNSQVIVGYKTYINLIKPILSDKEIVSNGMKQEIERCKEAIEIAKTGKIVAVISSGDAGVYGMAGLILELLEAEKLDLKVNIIPGVTASTAAAALLGSPLMHDYCHISLSDLLTPMDLIEKRVELASQGDFVICFYNPRSKGREHHLERAFELIKKYKSADTVVGIVKNAAREDEEKIITTLEAIDYTLVDMTSIVIVGNNSTYKADDLMITPRGYKI; this is translated from the coding sequence GTGATAAATGTAGTTGGCATAGGACCTGGAGATTTAAAAATGATGACCTTCCAAGCAAAGGAAGCAATCGACAATTCTCAGGTTATCGTTGGATATAAAACCTATATTAATCTTATAAAACCTATTTTATCGGACAAAGAAATAGTTTCAAATGGAATGAAGCAGGAAATAGAGCGTTGCAAGGAAGCTATAGAAATTGCTAAAACTGGTAAGATAGTTGCAGTTATTAGCAGTGGAGATGCAGGCGTATATGGAATGGCAGGACTTATATTAGAGCTATTAGAAGCTGAAAAGCTAGATTTAAAAGTGAATATTATTCCAGGAGTAACTGCGAGCACTGCAGCAGCGGCGCTTCTTGGCTCACCTCTTATGCATGATTATTGCCATATCAGTCTAAGTGATTTGCTAACTCCTATGGACTTAATAGAAAAAAGAGTTGAATTAGCATCCCAAGGCGATTTTGTAATCTGTTTTTATAATCCTAGAAGCAAAGGCAGAGAGCATCATTTAGAAAGAGCATTTGAACTTATAAAAAAATATAAATCTGCTGATACTGTAGTTGGCATAGTAAAAAATGCAGCTAGAGAAGATGAAGAAAAGATAATTACTACCTTAGAAGCGATAGATTATACCTTAGTAGATATGACCTCTATAGTTATAGTAGGAAATAATTCTACCTATAAAGCTGATGATTTAATGATTACACCTAGGGGCTACAAAATATGA
- a CDS encoding cobalt-precorrin 5A hydrolase: MSTGILVLTNKALANAIKIESLLEDAIIYAPSKLKADSEFKVDFYDEKFSSIVDKAYKLHSKLIFIMATGIVVRSVAHMIKDKTLDPAIVVMDEEVKFCISLLGGHIAGANQLANQLADLIGCIPVITTATDVNNKGALDIIAHELGAYDNSQRDIYKAINYNLATGKKVYLLSDIDLNLLNLDIRGFEIVTLQDALDLDKDEYVIHIRGAFHGDKAILKIVKENTSYYEIKPQNLVLGIGCRRNTSYEKIQEGLNALCDKYLLEESQIKTIASIELKKNESGIIELASKLSAPFITYDTATLDKAISSTDTIEASDFVKSIAGVSSVAEASAYKLSIGKIILPKQIINGVTFSLGIITKYRKEEA; encoded by the coding sequence ATGAGTACAGGGATTCTAGTACTGACAAATAAAGCTCTAGCAAACGCTATTAAAATCGAGAGTTTGCTTGAGGATGCTATAATATACGCACCATCAAAGCTAAAAGCTGATAGTGAGTTTAAAGTGGATTTTTATGATGAAAAATTTTCATCTATAGTTGATAAAGCCTATAAACTTCATAGTAAGCTTATTTTTATAATGGCTACAGGCATAGTAGTAAGAAGCGTAGCTCATATGATTAAGGACAAAACTTTAGATCCGGCTATAGTAGTAATGGATGAGGAGGTAAAGTTTTGTATCAGCTTACTTGGGGGGCATATAGCAGGTGCAAATCAGCTTGCAAATCAGCTAGCTGACCTTATAGGCTGCATTCCTGTAATTACTACTGCTACTGATGTAAATAATAAAGGCGCCTTAGATATCATAGCTCATGAGCTAGGAGCTTATGATAATTCTCAAAGAGATATCTATAAAGCTATAAACTACAACCTAGCAACTGGCAAGAAAGTCTACTTGCTTTCTGATATTGATTTAAATCTTTTAAACTTAGATATTAGAGGCTTTGAAATTGTAACCCTTCAGGATGCACTTGACCTAGACAAAGACGAGTATGTAATTCATATTAGAGGGGCTTTTCATGGAGATAAAGCTATACTAAAAATAGTTAAAGAAAACACTAGCTACTATGAGATAAAACCTCAAAATCTTGTTTTAGGAATTGGCTGTAGAAGAAATACAAGCTATGAAAAAATCCAAGAGGGACTAAATGCTCTTTGTGATAAATATTTACTAGAAGAAAGCCAAATTAAAACAATAGCAAGTATAGAGCTTAAAAAAAATGAGTCTGGGATAATTGAATTAGCTAGTAAGCTCTCAGCTCCGTTTATAACCTATGATACGGCAACACTTGATAAGGCTATAAGTAGTACAGATACTATTGAAGCATCTGACTTTGTAAAGAGCATAGCTGGAGTTTCATCAGTAGCCGAAGCAAGTGCCTATAAGCTATCAATTGGAAAGATAATTCTTCCAAAACAAATTATTAATGGAGTTACTTTTTCACTGGGAATAATAACAAAATATAGAAAAGAGGAAGCATAG
- a CDS encoding cobalt-precorrin-4 methyltransferase: MKICFVGAGPGDPELITLKGYNRLSNADIVIYAGSLVNPKLLDYCKPSCEIHNSAYMDLDEIIAVMHRGVKEQKNVVRLQTGDFSIYGSVREQIEELHKLNLEYELVPGVSSFLGAASALEVEYTVPEISQSVIITRMEGRTPVPAKESIRSFASHNTSMAIFLSVQAISDVVSELTEGGYPLDTPCCVIYKATWPDQQVVRGMLSDIAQKVEEAGIKKTALILVGKFLGDTYYNSKLYDKEFAHEYRDSSTDK; the protein is encoded by the coding sequence ATGAAAATTTGTTTTGTAGGAGCAGGGCCTGGGGATCCAGAACTTATAACCTTAAAAGGATACAATCGTTTATCAAATGCAGATATAGTAATATATGCTGGCTCGCTGGTAAATCCAAAGCTACTAGATTATTGCAAGCCAAGTTGTGAGATTCACAACAGTGCATATATGGATTTAGATGAGATTATAGCAGTAATGCACAGAGGAGTTAAAGAACAAAAAAACGTAGTAAGACTTCAAACTGGTGATTTCTCTATATACGGTTCGGTTAGAGAGCAAATTGAAGAGCTACATAAACTAAATCTTGAGTACGAGCTAGTTCCTGGAGTAAGCTCATTTTTAGGAGCAGCCTCAGCTTTAGAAGTAGAATACACAGTTCCTGAAATATCTCAAAGTGTTATTATAACAAGGATGGAAGGAAGAACTCCAGTGCCAGCAAAAGAAAGCATTAGATCTTTTGCTTCTCACAACACATCGATGGCAATATTTCTGTCAGTTCAGGCTATATCAGATGTAGTATCAGAGCTAACAGAAGGTGGCTATCCTCTTGATACACCTTGCTGTGTGATATACAAAGCTACATGGCCAGACCAGCAAGTAGTAAGAGGAATGTTAAGTGATATAGCTCAAAAGGTAGAAGAAGCTGGAATAAAGAAAACAGCATTGATACTGGTTGGAAAATTCTTAGGAGATACCTATTACAATTCTAAGCTGTATGACAAGGAGTTTGCTCATGAGTACAGGGATTCTAGTACTGACAAATAA
- a CDS encoding cobalt-factor II C(20)-methyltransferase: protein MAVFYGIGVGVGDSKAVTVKAKETLGMLDILYVPTAKKESASVAHNIVKPYISQYLEIRERHFPMNYNQDDLNSAWNSIASEIEEEVKKGKNVGFVTIGDPMVYSTYIYLLKILKSKIDIVTLPGITSFLDIASSENFPLVEGENPLVIIPATIGIEKLETYIKNETSLVIMKVYKNFIEVVELIKKYNLEKCSIVVSNSSKDNKTVYRSFENINPEDISYFTTILINKGWEN from the coding sequence ATGGCAGTATTTTATGGAATCGGAGTAGGCGTAGGCGACTCAAAGGCAGTTACAGTAAAAGCAAAAGAAACACTTGGAATGTTAGATATACTTTATGTTCCTACAGCAAAAAAAGAATCAGCAAGCGTGGCACATAATATTGTAAAGCCATATATTTCTCAGTATCTGGAAATAAGAGAAAGACATTTTCCTATGAATTACAATCAAGATGATTTAAATAGTGCTTGGAACTCTATAGCAAGCGAGATAGAAGAGGAAGTAAAAAAAGGGAAGAATGTAGGCTTCGTAACTATAGGAGACCCTATGGTATACAGCACCTACATATATCTGCTTAAAATTCTAAAATCAAAAATAGATATAGTGACTTTACCTGGAATCACATCGTTTTTAGATATAGCTTCAAGTGAAAATTTCCCACTTGTAGAAGGAGAAAATCCTCTAGTAATCATACCTGCTACAATAGGAATAGAGAAATTAGAAACCTATATAAAAAATGAGACCTCTCTAGTGATAATGAAAGTCTACAAGAATTTTATTGAGGTTGTTGAGCTTATAAAGAAATACAATTTAGAAAAATGCTCTATAGTAGTTAGTAATTCATCGAAAGATAACAAAACAGTATATAGAAGCTTTGAAAATATTAATCCTGAAGACATATCATATTTTACAACTATACTTATAAACAAAGGATGGGAAAACTAA
- the cbiT gene encoding precorrin-6Y C5,15-methyltransferase (decarboxylating) subunit CbiT: MRDSAFKREDKIPMTKEEIRYISLGYLEINNAKKMLDIGAGTGSVSFEALFSNKHLLLTAIEQNKAAYDLFLANMDLFNQQEKNISNRIRLINDKAPTAEIEGKFDRIFIGGTGSNVKEIINWSYDLLEENGILVMNFITIENFYESLSYINEHRGFAKAEGGLVSINKFADIGPYQYMKPNNPTFILKTIKL, encoded by the coding sequence ATGAGAGATAGTGCATTCAAAAGAGAAGATAAGATTCCTATGACAAAAGAAGAAATAAGATATATATCGCTTGGATATTTAGAAATAAATAATGCAAAAAAAATGCTAGATATAGGAGCTGGAACTGGAAGTGTGAGTTTTGAAGCTTTGTTTTCAAATAAACATCTTCTACTTACCGCTATAGAGCAAAATAAAGCGGCTTATGATTTGTTTTTAGCCAATATGGACTTATTTAATCAGCAAGAAAAAAATATTTCAAATAGAATAAGACTCATAAACGATAAAGCTCCTACAGCTGAGATTGAAGGAAAGTTTGATAGGATTTTTATTGGAGGAACTGGAAGCAATGTAAAAGAAATAATCAACTGGTCTTACGATTTACTAGAAGAAAATGGAATCCTAGTGATGAACTTCATAACGATTGAAAATTTTTATGAATCACTATCATATATAAATGAGCATAGAGGATTTGCAAAAGCAGAAGGAGGGCTAGTCAGCATCAATAAATTTGCTGATATAGGACCTTATCAATATATGAAACCAAATAATCCAACATTTATTTTAAAAACAATAAAATTATAA
- the cbiE gene encoding precorrin-6y C5,15-methyltransferase (decarboxylating) subunit CbiE — MITIVGLGPGQSKYLTNEAIAIIESASVIYGAKRHIDIISDIKTKASKSSYVKLGELSAMISESITKGYENIAVLASGDPSLYGIAKYLMDKFAGEDKKEVEIIPGISSVAYLFSKIKQSMNDIYITSTHGKDLSFDTVINMDKVAYVTDSNRGPVYIANRYLDAGLDPYIIVGENLAYENERITLSKASKLDKEKYYDMNVVIVIKEDAYER, encoded by the coding sequence ATGATAACAATCGTTGGACTAGGTCCTGGGCAGTCAAAATATTTAACAAATGAAGCAATAGCTATAATTGAGTCAGCTTCTGTAATTTACGGAGCTAAAAGACATATAGATATAATTAGTGATATAAAAACCAAGGCATCAAAATCCAGCTATGTGAAGCTTGGAGAACTATCAGCTATGATTAGCGAAAGTATCACCAAAGGATATGAAAATATTGCTGTTCTGGCATCGGGAGACCCATCACTTTATGGAATTGCAAAGTATCTTATGGATAAATTTGCAGGTGAAGATAAGAAGGAGGTTGAAATAATACCAGGAATAAGCTCAGTGGCTTATCTATTCTCAAAAATAAAGCAATCCATGAATGATATTTACATAACATCAACTCATGGCAAAGACTTAAGCTTTGATACAGTTATAAATATGGATAAGGTAGCATATGTTACAGACAGTAATAGAGGTCCAGTGTATATTGCAAATAGGTACCTTGATGCTGGGTTAGATCCCTATATTATAGTAGGAGAAAATTTGGCTTATGAGAATGAACGCATTACTCTTTCAAAGGCGTCAAAGCTAGATAAAGAGAAATATTATGATATGAATGTCGTAATAGTTATCAAGGAGGATGCTTATGAGAGATAG
- the cbiD gene encoding cobalt-precorrin-5B (C(1))-methyltransferase CbiD, translated as MLFYIRWLKGIKMEFYEKQLGSVSVDGKLLRRGFTTGTAAAAAAKGAYLLLSTGEVPDIVDVKLPSGLILKIITDFCSYDSNTNTAFCSVKKYAGDDIDVTNQLEIVAKVSYSNEAKIKLTAGEGIGIITRNGLQLDINEPAINPKPRELIFSQFENESENLGLNIEISVPNGKEVAKKTFNPRLGIVGGISILGTTGIVEPMSEDAFKRSLLEELKQKKSEALCFTFGNMGEKNLIARGVAEDKICICSNFIGYMLREASSLGVKKVLLSGHLGKMVKLSGGIFNTHSHIADAKNEIISANLALLGAPKALIEKVMQCLTAEESISSIREYGYNEVFDILAQKAAQKSHVHTYNEILVETMMFDLKGNLICESNGANTLLEELIR; from the coding sequence ATGCTGTTTTATATCAGATGGTTGAAAGGGATTAAAATGGAGTTTTATGAAAAACAGCTCGGTAGCGTAAGTGTTGATGGCAAGCTATTAAGAAGAGGGTTTACTACTGGAACAGCAGCAGCTGCTGCTGCAAAGGGAGCTTATTTACTACTTTCTACTGGAGAAGTCCCAGATATTGTAGATGTAAAGCTACCATCAGGTCTTATACTTAAAATAATTACAGATTTCTGTAGTTATGATTCTAATACTAATACAGCATTTTGCTCAGTAAAAAAATATGCTGGAGACGATATAGATGTAACTAACCAGCTTGAAATAGTAGCCAAGGTGAGCTATTCGAATGAAGCGAAAATAAAGCTGACTGCTGGCGAGGGCATAGGAATAATAACTAGAAATGGATTGCAGCTAGATATAAACGAGCCAGCAATAAATCCTAAACCAAGAGAGCTCATCTTCAGTCAATTTGAAAATGAGAGCGAAAATTTAGGTCTTAATATTGAAATTAGCGTGCCAAATGGAAAGGAAGTCGCCAAAAAAACCTTTAATCCAAGGCTTGGAATCGTAGGAGGAATATCTATACTAGGAACTACTGGTATAGTAGAGCCTATGAGTGAGGATGCTTTCAAAAGGTCTTTACTAGAAGAGTTAAAGCAAAAAAAATCAGAGGCTTTGTGCTTTACCTTTGGAAATATGGGAGAAAAAAATCTCATAGCAAGAGGGGTAGCTGAGGATAAAATTTGCATCTGCAGTAACTTTATAGGCTATATGCTAAGAGAAGCGAGTTCGCTTGGAGTAAAAAAAGTACTTTTATCTGGGCATCTAGGTAAGATGGTGAAGCTTTCTGGAGGTATATTCAATACCCATAGCCACATTGCTGATGCAAAAAACGAAATTATTTCAGCCAATTTAGCTTTACTAGGTGCACCTAAAGCGCTTATTGAAAAAGTTATGCAGTGTCTAACTGCAGAAGAGAGTATATCATCAATTAGAGAGTATGGATATAATGAAGTCTTTGATATATTGGCTCAAAAAGCTGCACAAAAATCTCATGTTCACACCTATAACGAAATTTTGGTTGAGACAATGATGTTTGACTTAAAAGGAAATCTCATATGCGAAAGCAATGGGGCAAATACTTTACTTGAGGAGCTGATAAGATGA
- a CDS encoding cobalt-precorrin-8 methylmutase: MEYIKNPMKIEDESFKIIQSIIDEQRENYQFKNEFEEAIIKRCIHTSADFDYLDNLKISEDFQATITKALKNKADIYTDTNMALSGINKSALSKLGISVKCYVAEPKTAEIAKEKGITRSMASVLRMIEEKKDKILVVGNAPTYLFQAIEEIQKGDTSIKAIIGVPVGFVGAAESKDYLAKFDIPHIAALGRKGGSNIAAAIVNAVLYQMVERD, from the coding sequence ATGGAATATATAAAGAATCCAATGAAAATTGAAGATGAGAGCTTTAAAATAATTCAAAGCATTATTGATGAACAAAGAGAAAACTATCAATTTAAAAATGAATTTGAAGAAGCAATAATTAAAAGATGCATTCATACATCAGCAGATTTTGATTATTTAGACAATCTTAAGATAAGTGAAGATTTTCAAGCTACAATAACAAAAGCACTTAAAAATAAAGCTGATATTTACACTGATACTAACATGGCATTATCTGGAATTAACAAATCAGCTCTTTCTAAGCTAGGGATTTCAGTTAAATGCTATGTAGCTGAGCCAAAAACAGCTGAAATAGCTAAAGAAAAAGGTATAACAAGATCAATGGCTTCAGTTCTTAGAATGATAGAAGAAAAAAAAGATAAGATTTTAGTTGTTGGAAATGCTCCTACTTATTTGTTTCAAGCTATTGAGGAAATCCAAAAGGGAGATACCTCTATTAAAGCAATAATTGGTGTTCCCGTTGGTTTTGTTGGTGCAGCTGAGTCCAAGGACTATCTAGCTAAATTTGATATTCCACATATAGCAGCACTAGGAAGAAAAGGTGGAAGTAATATAGCAGCAGCTATAGTAAATGCTGTTTTATATCAGATGGTTGAAAGGGATTAA
- a CDS encoding GHMP family kinase ATP-binding protein → MQYYGICPASCGELIQGQIESGEYLSSYCVSLYSKAIITEQTSSNTKLTTYPKSIMAMKKTFEFFNEEKALKNLSLEMVSNIPRSKGMASSTADIGAVIGASCAYLGIDISPDDASKIAAKIEPTDSIYYKSLVAMNPLNGNLIKNIGNIRGLKTLILEPRAKIKTKDVRNKLGYSEFKKSNILKYNEILGDFESAIKSNNLKELGKAVNKSSLLNEHLLPKPYLKEVMDIAMSLGAYGVNIAHSGSVVGILLDINDSSANYKSELINNNLAKYFGRMYCLPVIDGGINYGRMS, encoded by the coding sequence ATGCAATATTATGGAATTTGTCCAGCCTCCTGTGGAGAGCTGATTCAAGGGCAAATAGAGTCAGGAGAATATTTATCTTCTTACTGTGTTTCATTATATTCAAAAGCTATAATAACAGAGCAAACCTCTTCAAATACTAAATTAACTACATATCCAAAGTCGATTATGGCTATGAAAAAAACCTTTGAGTTTTTTAATGAGGAAAAAGCTTTAAAAAATCTTAGCCTAGAGATGGTTAGCAATATACCTAGAAGTAAAGGAATGGCTAGTTCTACTGCTGATATAGGAGCGGTTATTGGAGCTTCGTGCGCTTATCTTGGAATAGATATTTCGCCAGATGATGCTTCTAAGATAGCAGCAAAAATAGAACCGACAGATTCAATTTACTACAAAAGCTTGGTTGCCATGAATCCCCTAAATGGGAATCTAATAAAAAATATAGGTAATATTAGAGGCCTAAAAACTCTTATATTAGAGCCTAGAGCTAAGATAAAAACTAAAGATGTAAGAAATAAATTAGGTTATTCAGAGTTTAAAAAGTCAAATATTTTAAAATATAACGAAATCTTAGGAGATTTTGAATCAGCAATAAAATCAAATAATCTAAAGGAGCTTGGAAAAGCTGTAAATAAAAGCTCGTTATTAAATGAACACCTTCTTCCTAAGCCATATCTTAAGGAAGTGATGGATATAGCAATGAGTCTAGGGGCTTATGGTGTTAATATAGCTCATAGTGGAAGCGTTGTGGGAATATTACTCGATATAAATGATAGCTCTGCAAATTACAAAAGTGAGCTTATTAACAACAACTTGGCAAAATATTTTGGACGTATGTACTGCCTTCCAGTAATAGATGGCGGTATAAATTATGGGAGGATGAGCTAA